One Kitasatospora sp. MAP12-44 DNA segment encodes these proteins:
- the rplL gene encoding 50S ribosomal protein L7/L12: MMAKLSQDELLEQFATLTLIELSEFVKAFEEKFDVKAAAPVAVAMGGGVAVADEVEEQDEFDVILESAGEKKIQVIKEVRALTSLGLKEAKDLVDGTPKPVLEKVAKDVAEKAKEQLEGAGAKVTVK; this comes from the coding sequence ATCATGGCGAAGCTGTCCCAGGACGAGCTGCTCGAGCAGTTCGCGACCCTGACCCTCATCGAGCTCTCCGAGTTCGTCAAGGCGTTCGAGGAGAAGTTCGACGTCAAGGCTGCCGCCCCGGTCGCCGTGGCCATGGGTGGCGGCGTCGCCGTTGCCGACGAGGTCGAGGAGCAGGACGAGTTCGACGTCATCCTCGAGTCGGCCGGCGAGAAGAAGATCCAGGTCATCAAGGAGGTGCGCGCCCTGACCTCCCTCGGCCTGAAGGAGGCCAAGGACCTCGTTGACGGCACCCCGAAGCCCGTCCTGGAGAAGGTTGCCAAGGACGTTGCCGAGAAGGCCAAGGAGCAGCTCGAGGGCGCCGGCGCCAAGGTCACCGTCAAGTGA
- the rplJ gene encoding 50S ribosomal protein L10: MARPDKAAAVAEITDKFRTSNAAVLTEYRGLSVKQIKNLRRSLGDNAQYAVVKNTLTKIAANEAGISSLDDLFAGPTAVAFVTGDPVESAKALRDFAKENPALIIKGGVLDGKALTADEIKKLADLESREVLLAKLAGGLKASMAKAAATFQAPLVEFARTAEALRAKVEQGGAGTPAPAEAEDTTEAAE, from the coding sequence ATGGCAAGGCCTGACAAGGCTGCTGCCGTCGCGGAGATCACGGACAAGTTCCGTACCTCCAACGCTGCAGTGCTGACCGAGTACCGCGGTCTCTCGGTGAAGCAGATCAAGAACCTGCGTCGCTCGCTGGGTGACAACGCCCAGTACGCCGTGGTGAAGAACACGCTGACCAAGATTGCGGCCAACGAGGCCGGGATCTCTTCGCTCGACGACCTGTTCGCGGGTCCGACGGCTGTCGCCTTCGTCACCGGTGACCCGGTGGAGTCGGCGAAGGCTCTGCGTGACTTCGCCAAGGAGAACCCCGCTCTCATCATCAAGGGCGGTGTCCTTGACGGTAAGGCGCTGACCGCCGATGAGATCAAGAAGCTCGCGGACCTCGAGTCCCGCGAGGTGCTGCTCGCCAAGCTGGCCGGCGGCCTGAAGGCGTCCATGGCCAAGGCCGCGGCGACCTTCCAGGCTCCGCTGGTGGAGTTCGCCCGCACTGCCGAGGCACTCCGCGCGAAGGTCGAGCAGGGCGGTGCCGGTACGCCGGCTCCCGCCGAGGCCGAGGACACCACCGAGGCTGCCGAGTAA
- the rplK gene encoding 50S ribosomal protein L11 gives MPPKKKKITGLIKLQIKAGAANPAPPVGPALGQHGVNIMEFCKAYNAATESQRGMVVPVEITVYDDRSFTFITKTPPAARLILKAAGVEKGSGEPHKTKVAKISAAQVREIATTKLPDLNANDMDAAEKIIRGTARSMGITVEG, from the coding sequence ATGCCTCCCAAGAAGAAGAAGATCACGGGGCTTATCAAGCTCCAGATCAAGGCCGGCGCGGCCAACCCGGCTCCGCCGGTCGGCCCCGCGCTGGGTCAGCACGGCGTCAACATCATGGAGTTCTGCAAGGCCTACAACGCCGCGACCGAGTCGCAGCGTGGCATGGTCGTGCCGGTGGAGATCACGGTCTACGACGACCGCTCCTTCACCTTCATCACCAAGACTCCGCCGGCCGCACGCCTCATCCTGAAGGCCGCGGGCGTGGAGAAGGGCTCCGGCGAGCCGCACAAGACCAAGGTCGCGAAGATCAGCGCCGCCCAGGTCCGCGAGATCGCCACCACCAAGCTCCCCGACCTGAACGCCAACGACATGGACGCCGCGGAGAAGATCATCCGCGGGACCGCCCGGTCGATGGGCATCACGGTCGAGGGCTGA